A stretch of the Leptidea sinapis chromosome 17, ilLepSina1.1, whole genome shotgun sequence genome encodes the following:
- the LOC126969166 gene encoding outer dynein arm-docking complex subunit 4: MNSEDNAKAQARSILGPTKDAEFLQSFVRIGVGDEDEEIPVPKASISKRAPPTTDKNESVGEDDKQQDDRKESLKPNKRRFRRKPKRERRIRQEELYTDKDRAAAVVMGSKDIKLSLNMKDKAERSSALQIPAEADAGTLLALARAEMMRERYRTALSFVDKAIELAPEEKAAYVARSKCYLLLGEPKLALTDAETALKLDPKHAKALLRKAEALYYCGEFEMSLVHYHRGLRARPDLSEFRLGVQKAQEAIENTIGSVKQVQKGGKRASSKSRPVLGQLTSDKIYLENLLKNPDLAIADKKNAVVLKQAEEAIRFLENREEFWKQQQTAKRN, translated from the exons ATGAACAGCGAAGATAACGCTAAAGCACAAGCTCGATCTATTCTTGGTCCAACCAAAGACGCTGAGTTTCTGCAAAGCTTCGTTCGCATCGGTGTCGGCGATGAGGATGAAGAAATACCAGTTCCAAAAGCCTCGATCAGCAAACGCGCCCCACCTACCACAGACAAGAATGAATCTGTTGGTGAAGATGATAAACAACAAGACGACAGGAAGGAATCGCTTAAGCCGAACAAGAGACGGTTCAGACGCAAACCTAAGCGGGAGAGGCGCATTCGTCAGGAAGAACTTTACACTGACAAGGATCGTGCTGCAGCTGTTGTTATGGGCTCGAAGGATATCAAACTGTCTCtgaatatgaaagacaaagcAGAGCGAAGTAGCGCGTTGCAGATACCAGCAGAAGCAGATGCTGGGACACTGCTGGCTCTTGCACGAGCTGAGATGATGAGAGAGCGGTATCGTACGGCTCTTTCATTTGTAGATAAG GCAATAGAATTGGCTCCGGAAGAAAAAGCTGCGTATGTTGCCCGAAGCAAATGCTACCTGCTGCTAGGAGAGCCAAAACTAGCATTAACAGATGCTGAAACTGCGTTGAAACTGGATCCAAAGCATGCCAAGGCTTTGCTGCGGAAAGCTGAAGCGCTCTACTATTGTGGAGAGTTCGAAATGAGTTTGGTACACTACCACCGTGGTTTGAGAGCGCGGCCTGATCTAAGCGAATTCAGACTTGGAGTACAAAAAGCTCAA GAAGCTATAGAAAACACTATTGGTTCGGTTAAGCAAGTTCAAAAGGGCGGTAAAAGAGCTAGCTCCAAGTCCCGCCCAGTTCTCGGTCAGCTGACGTCTGATAAAATCTACTTGGAGAACCTATTGAAGAATCCTGATCTGGCTATAGCAGATAAAAAGAACGCGGTTGTCTTAAAGCAGGCGGAGGAGGCGATTCGATTTTTGGAGAATCGAGAGGAGTTCTGGAAGCAGCAGCAAACAGCGAAGagaaattaa